ACAGCGCACTACCTCAATGGGGGGCCACCCAAGACAAATTTCATTAATCAAGGAATATTTCCTTCACCCACAGGCACTATAAATAGTGGTAATTCAAGCAGTGCTTCCTCActaatttcttttggtaTAGGAAATACCCAAATAGTATAGGCTCTGTTTTTCATAATAAAGGGATGGAAAGCAGCCAACAACATTCTAGGAAAGACAACTTTGGCCAAATTCATAGAAGGAAAACTAAAAATTCTCAGgggaaaacaataaaactACGTATTCAATATAGAAGTATAATTCTAACGTAGTACATATTTAAATGTTTTTGTAAGAATCAATAAAGAcgtcaagaaaataaaccGTCATCAAATTTAGTGGAATAAAAATGACGATGCATAAAATAAAGTGctaattatttctttttaaagaCTCCTACACTTTCCAGGAGAACTTCCAGTGTTCCGTATACAAAGTTTTGTTGCCTCTATCGAAATGGAATATTGAGAATATCAGGACATTCCACTGTATTTCAGACTCGGTGCTACAGGTTACGTAGGCAGAGATGCAGTATGTGGCGGAGATAGACAAAAGCATTGAAAACTAGTGTTCTCAAAGGAAACCCCTCCAAGATGGTAGTAATTAATTGTACTCTATATACCAGTCACCATTCAACGTGGTGACGATTTGCTGCATGTTGGCCTAAACTACTATCCACCACAGAGAGACCATTTTTACGGGCAGCAGTTTTTTTGAGAAGCATGGCTAGATAAAATACAGAAGAAGGGCACCAGTTGGTTTAAACCTAATGCCCGCAAAACGTTTCGGTGCGCTTAACAACAGGAAAAATGTGATTACTATAGCTGTTATTGACACCTGCCTTCGTTCTACGACCCGCTATGCTCGACTGATGAAAATACAACTTAAGAATTGATGTCTTCATCTTACTATTAGTATATTTTGTGTGGCGTATGGTTACTATATATTTGACACCTGTCTTTCCGTTCAGTTGTTCGCCCCAAAATCTGGGCAATCAACTAGAATTACGAAAACGTGTCTAGCCCAATTCACTCCACAAGTTATCAGCTCTTACCTTCTCGTCGACCACGTTGTCTAAAGTGTGGCCGTACCGAATAGTATGTATTACACTAATCAAACCGGTGATAGGTGCAACATTTTAATTTAGGCCAATAGGAAGTGTATCACGTTTCCGTTCCAGGTAAATTTACAATTGCATACCGTGTATTATCAAGGGGCGAAATAGAGGCCCTTCTCGGTTTTGAGTACGCATACATTACGACGCCTACGATTTCTAATTTGCCATTATATTCCGAAGTGCAGCcaattattttcaaaaggaaGTACTGCGTAGACGTATACAAAAGTGAATGAGCAACTTTTGTTGGAGCTATAATAATAGATGGTACATCCTAAACTCAGTTTGTTCTGATTGAACATCTTATATTTCACGtcgattttcttttgcaaaatttgAAGTATCCTCGATCATTatgtttttatatttcaGGTTAACAAATTTCAGTTACTTCTTGCATGCCCGTATATGGCTTTCATCCTGAACTAACTCGTTGCCAGAAATTAGTACACCTTCCCCAAAATAACGCTTGTCGAGGTCAATACTTCATTGTCTTTTCTACTGTTAGGGCCTTCTGATGACGTGATATAAGGCCTGTCCTTACCCACACTTTTCGACAGCAGCTGTTGTAGTTGGAAGATCACATGAACTTCTAGTACACTCTGTATATCTGATATTATAGCCTTTATCAATAATGAATTTgcaacaatcatctcattGTTCGCCTATTTCTCAAAGACGTGCAATGTCACTGACTATTCTAATCCTGTGAGTCCCGCGACAACCCTGCAAGCATATCCACTAGATCAAAATTGAGAGGAAAATATTAATTTGGCCTAAATATGGAAAGGAGTCACGTACAAGACGAATTCATCACTTGGTTGCAGGGTTCCTCCGGGAGGAAAGTGCTTTCGAAAAGCTTCGACataaattgttgtttcTGAAAACGTCTATTATGCGCATTCCTTTTACATCAATCATAGGGCGAAGTCTTAACCCAGAAATCTTTAACTATTCAACGAAAACGATCTCGTGCATCATAAGCTACAAATATTATGAACTTCAGATTTTTAAGAACAACTTTTTTAACCATGACTAACGATTATTGAAATAGATGTAGGGTGAAATATCCCCCCGTAAGATGTTCAGAAATTCAACAGATTGTCTCTAGAAGCTGAACAGCAGCCACTTTAAGTACATGTACTAAAGCAACTTGTAATACTCTATATAAACGGAGAGTATCGACAGCTCGTCCAAGCATaatgttttcttcatgTGCTCAACGATCACCATGAATGAATCTAGGCCAACACCCCGAGAGATAAATCGACTAGTATTCTGGATGCGATGGTGTGTTGCTGCTTTAATCACAACTACGATCATCTTCAGCGCTTCACTTATTAAAGGCATCACCGCTAAAGAAGGGTGTCCATTTACGATAGACAAAGCGCTTTATATTCCTATGATACACAAATCAGTGGAAGCATATAGGCTAGCTTTAAAGGGACCATTATAGCAGATTATTTTGTTGCACCCCATTTGTCGTCACCCAAGTTATCCAAAAGATACTGGTGGTACTGGGTGGAAATTGTCTTCGGAAAGTCGACACAACATTCAATATGAATACTGCCGCTTCAGTAAAGCTGCGATGAATGGATCAACTATATATGGGATGTAGGGACGACTATTGCTGCCTGGGGTGGCAGTGCAAAAAAGAAGGCTGTTTGTTGAACTACCTCACGGAGGTTGGAAAAGAGACGTTTCACCTTTGTTGGATGACGTCGCTGATTTATTGGACTCGTAAGGTATAGGTCTACTGGGAACAGACTATTTTAATTATTCAGAAATGACAGAAGCACAAGTAACAGACTGCCTAATGTGGCGGTCCTTAACAATCAGTTAATACAACGTGATGTATATTTAACAACGTTACTAGTTACAGCATTGTCGAATAGCACAGTAATATACTGGCAAAAATATGATAAAAAACAGCAGAGGCACCATGAATTCCGGTGCTATGCCCCCATATTTTGATGAACTTGAATATGACATCTGGCAGATGACGAGGTGCCCTTCAAGCCTCAGAAATGCTTGTGGTGATTTATGATGATTGAGTCTTTCAACATTACATTGAAAAGTATGAATTCgataatatttttgatcaacaaattcaaaacatcGATTTTCGTGAAAATTGCAAAAGTGGGATCCaagaaattattattttagGTGAGAGTTTGTTTGTCTAGAGTGGTTTTAACGGTTAAATGATTGAGCAAGGGTTTAttttactctttttttcttgtattaCATATTTTGTTGGAACAGGGATCGACTACTAACCCCTCATTGTTAGTTATATCACTAGAATATTGTCACGCATGGTGCTTAGAAGACGGCACACTATTATTAGACCTGAGCGAGTGAATCTACACCGCCATCGAACTTTAATAGCAGTTGGAACGCGGAAGTAATATTGTAAAAGgtaatgaataacaacgtatgaaataaaaaagaaaaaaaaatggcaTGGGATTATTGATTTCCTTCCGTGAATTTTTACATCTTAGAGGTGAAGTTCTGGTATAttctacatacctaatagcatttttcttatatCAGCAATAAAGGCCCGACGATTATATAAAACTTACTTATATCTCACAacgatttttctttttgatatagttttcttttaggATTATAGTTCATTATCTATAAATATACATTTTAATAATCCAAAAGGGACATTATGTCTATCATTCATATTCAAGAGCGGCGGTCCAGAAATTTGCTTCCAATTCACAAACCTCCGCATATATCGTCACCAAAGTATCAAGTTGTTCTGGAGGGTATGTTTCCAATATGTGATTCAAAAGCCTCTCACCTTCAAGCATGGCTTCGTGACACCATGTAGACGAGTATGTATCACACCATTCACGATAAAGAGTACCCTCGGCTACAGTCACCTCATCCTTAATTTTCGTTAAGGCATGAACATAACCCATTAAGCAAGGATTAAGGGCTATAACTAGTTCTTGCCAGTTCCCTCTTCTGGCGACATCATTAAAGTAACGACAGTAGGCTCTTAAAGCAGGACCTCTCTGAATTTTCTGTAAGTGGTCCGGGTCTTTGACTCCGAATCCTTCTCTTAACCTTCTTTCGTGTTGATTTAGCCCATTACGGACGCAATCAACGATAACTAGCTCCTTTTCAAGATCTTCTAGGCTTGGAGACTTACTACCTGCGATACAGGAAATTCTAGCATAATTGAGTAAGTATAGATAGTCTTgttcaataaagaatttgaacTTCTTGCGATCTAATGTACCCTCGGCCACTTTTTTAACAAATTCATGATTCACATAGGAGTCCCAGTGAGGTTTGACTTTGGGGTGATTTACCAGGTACTTAAAGAAGCTCTTTCCAGGAATTTTATCAAGAGACCCTTTGACTGGTTTCTTAGCCACAACGTCTGATGCAGTGAAACATTCATCGCTGAGCATTTTTTCTAGTGGGATTTCTACAGCGTAAACATGATTAATTGGCCCATTGTCCTTGACAGTCTCCTTAGTGACATCACAGCCAATGGCAATGGCATTTTGGACATACTCAATAGCACCATAAACAGACTGTGGAAGGGAATAACCGCGAGCCAAGTTGGATGCTATGGCAGAAGCCAGGGTGCACCCAATACCATGAGTGTGGGTGGTCTCAACAAATTTACCCTTATAAGTGATGAACTTTTGTTCGGCGCCCAAGTAAAGAACGTCGgttatatatttttcatttccatCATCCCATGGAATGTGGCCTCCTTTCACTAAAATGTTGGAACATTTTGTGACTTTAGAAATGTCTTTGGCGATCTCAAAAACGTCTTCTAATTTATTAACTATTCTGTCTTCCCCTAACAATTTGAAACAGTCTGAGATTTTTGGAGTCAAAACGTCAGCAAAGGGTGAGATTTTCTCTACAATTAAACCGGCTACGTCCTTTCCAGCTGAATTAGAACAAGAAGTGGCACATAGAACGGGATCAACCACTAGTTTAGGTCTTTTTTCACCAAGCTGAACAAGCTTTTCGTGCAAAACCTCGATAGCAGCCGTCGTAAGCATACCAGTTTTAATAACATCGCATTTCATGTCCTTTAAATTTGCTTCCAGTATTTGGGAAACAACATCCTTTGGGGTGTTTTTGATACCGTACACCTTCACTGGAGTTTGCGCAGTCAAAGTGGTGATGCATGTCATGGCGTAACATCTGTGGGCCGTGATAGTCTTGATATCAGCCTCAATACCGGCACCACCACTTGAATCTGCCCCGGCAATGGACAAAATGGTTggtaatttttcattgctaGCTAGAGTAAGGTATGGGGGAGGCGTGTTAATGCTCACTGTAGAATAGGTCATCGGGGAAGgataaaattttgatcTTTTACTTCGTTCAATAAAGTGTCAAAACTCGAGACAACAAGAGGTACGAACAGTGTCTTTTGTCTCCTATCTTTTATGTCATTGTTCAAATATTAGAACCATCTCTTGTCGAATCGTACAGCTCTAAGGGTTTCCAATATTTAACTTGGATACATCAatataatagaaaagaaaatatataccCATAGGTGTCATTAAGTAAACAAGAGgtgcaaaaataaaaggcaACAATCGACAGATGCCAAGTTCTTCCATGCATTTCGATGAAGCTTAATGTCACAATAGAATCCTGCATGTTCATGCAAATAAAGGGAACACATACTGAATCTGAAATAGGCAATTTGGTAGAAGACAATTTGATAGAAGAAGTTCGTTTTGGAGGATCACAAGCAATTCATATCACTTTGGTCTGTCTTTCAAATGTTTTCTCGAGTATACAGTTGttacaaagaatattttatGGTAATTTGGGATTTACATAGACTATTGAGATGTGGCGACAAATTTTGCTATTccatttttattgataattagtgCTGGTTTGTTATAGAAATATAAAAGctataacaataataataacattTACCTTTGAAAATTATTCATTAAAAATATCTCTTAAAAGCCAATTATTAATTAATTAATCAATTGATAAATACataaacattatttttttcatagcCAATAATGTAAATAAACGGTCatattaaaatatttataGTATTATGCGTTGACCCTCTACTATATAAGAGAACGTATGAATTACAGAATGTTTAGACACTGAATATGACATAGGTAAGTTCAATCGCTATTGAGCGGATCTTCAACATTAGCTGTCACTCTTGTCTGAATAGTTAATTAATCATTTTTGACTCTGAAGCAATTGAATTACTAATGcaagaatataaaaagcGTTTTTTTAATTGCTGTCCAAGTATCTAAACCATCGGTAGGTGTAGTTACATTATTAGACAActatgtttttttttagttgtCGCCAAGTGCGTTCGCTACAGTAACAACCGATATATGGCAGTTGAACCATGCTCTCATGACGTGAACTACTGCTATAGTTAAAAGCCAACTCGTTACAGTAATGACATTGAAGGGAGtctcatcttctttcaaaaaaaaaaataaattgAAACGGACAGGAATTGAACCTGCAACCCTTCGATTGCAATCTTGTTCCATGGAATTTCCAAGATTTAATTGGAGTCGAAAGCTCTACCATTGAGCCACCGCTTCAACTTTTGTTGAAAGATTATATCTTAACATAGGATACGtcagtatgacaatacatcattctaaacgttcataaaacatATATGTGAGATgtgggtgaattttgtgttggaataagtgattactactatgCActtattcgtataaatttGAGTAggaattctaataatagaattgttggaataagtgattactactatacatttattcatataaattgttgtagttgatgacgaacattctttaacatgatactaatgatgttgagtaaattaatactaacattcttatggtgataccaatttaaatggagtagggaaattctaattatagaatttcctgcactaataagataaagatctattaattgtccagaacttagtatataagaagatgagttaacactaaattcttatcatcaacactctgatttatgtctgaaccttttggtttaatacacccaatcagcgtgtgttttatatacctctcttatatagattaagaaggaacgactattcttaattattacaacttactaaactactaattatcaacaagaatttaccgcagtaatgagataaagatctattaattgatcagaacttataTTCCAATATAATTGGTATCATCGTAAGAATGGttgtattcatttacccaacattattagtatcatgttaaagaatgttcgtcatcaactgCTCCAATAATacgaataaatgtatagtagtaattacttattccaacaacaCAGGAAATATTATTAGGCACTTAAAATGtactagaagttcttcATAGGTATGTAGAAATCCAAGAAATGAAATCCATGGTTATACATGATTCTGTAAATactttattatcattttgtATTGAGAGATtggcgaattttgagatgattgttgggattccattgttgataaaggcaataatattaggtatgtagatatactagaagttctcctcaaggatataggaatccaataaatggaactcgtaattctacataattctgtatatgcttttattgtcattttatatttgtcagtcattatcctattacattatcaatccttgcatttcagcttccacttatttcgatgaccgcttctcataacttatgtcatcttataacaccgtatatgataatgtactagtagtatgactactagttgatagacgatagttgattttcattccaacatgTATGTTGTTATCCATTATTCCATtgcattatcaatccttgtGTTTCAGCTTTCACTAACTTCGATCACAGTTTCTCATATCTTATGTAATCTTCTAATACTGTATATGATAAAATACTAGTAATGTGACTACTAGCTGATAtatgatagttgatttttattcaaaCAGTAAGTTGTTAATTCTCTCTTGTgcatttcaaattcttagGGGGGAAACTTCTTGAGTGCAGATTAAATACCTAACGATAATGTCAATGACATCCCCATAGTGGTCACTAAAAATACCACCAAAACGCTCTTACTGCGAAGATTGGCAAAGGAAACCTTGGTTAATACTTTTTCAGGCTGGTTCAGTGAACAAGGTGCCATTAAAAGTGTCCCTTGGTGTATGTTGCGACGCTTCCAGTCACCTAGCTTGAATATTGCCTTTAATCTCTGctaaatatatataacttCTTAGGAAATTTGTCGGAAATGCGTGCAAGAGAAaccttcatcttttttgaacataATTCTGCAGTGAAGATTTTTCTGTAATTATGAATAAGATGCTACCACAGGCAGTTCCTACATGCAATCAGTAATATAcgtagaaaaaagaaaatattgttAGAAAGAGGAGAGTCTGTTAAAGCCTCCCCCACCCTATGAACAGATTTGAGCGTCAGGATAGCTAGATAAGAATAGGTAATCTGTTACCAAAAAAGATCTAATAGGTATCATCTGGTAGAGAGTATGTTCTTCTATATAGATCATTTTGGACACTTCccctttcaaaaaaaagcgCTGAATAGTGACCTCAATCCTTAAGTTTCGCAATAGACCCCAGCTATTTGTAAAGCCTTGTACAAGGCCATGAAACAGTTTTGTTCACGCCAATATACTACAAATTGTCACTTTATTAATATGGATTCTGATTATGCGCTATATTCACCGTAATTAGCGATAATATCGTAAGTAGTTCTACTATTGCTAGAAGGTGAAAATTGGGAAATAAACGGGAACTAGGCTGAATAGAAAAGTGCATAGAAAAACAAGTTGTACGATTCAATATAGGAGTGTTTCTAAAAATTTGTGAATTAAGAACTTGGAGGAACACGGAATGGCTTCTGCGGTATATTTTTGCGACCATAATGGGAAACCACTCTTATCAAGAAGATATAGAGATGATGTACCACTTTCCGCAATTGATAAATTCTCTACATTACTGTCGGATTTAGAGGAGCAATCAAATCTGATTCCTCCATGTTTAAATCACAATGGGCTCGAGTATCTATTCATCCAACATAACGATTTATACTTGGTGGCAATTGTTACCTCGCTTACTGCCAATGCGGCTGccatttttacttttttgcaCAAGCTAGTAGAGGTACTGAGTGACTATTTAAAAActgttgaagaagaatctaTAAGAGATAATTTCGTTATAATATACGAACTGTTGGATGAAGTGATGGATTACGGTATACCACAAATTACCGAAACTAAGATGCTAAAGCAATACATAACACAGAAGTCCTTCAAACTAGTAAAATCcgctaaaaaaaagagaaatgcTACTCGACCACCTGTCGCATTAACAAATTCAGTTAGTTGGAGGCCCGAAGGTATTACTCATAAGAAAAACGAGGCTTTTCTGGATATTGTTGAATCTATTAATATGCTAATGACTCAAAAGGGTCAAGTTCTAAGGTCAGAAATTATTGGCGATGTCAAAGTTAATTCAAAATTATCCGGTATGCCTGATCTAAAGTTGGGCATTAACGACAAGGGTATTTTCTCCAAGTATTTGGATAATGATTCTAATATACCATCTGCAGTCAGCGCGGCAACGTCCGATAATAATACAGATACCGATAAGAAACCATCCATAACATCGTCTTCGACCACAAGCAAGAGGAAGGTCAATATAGAATTAGAAGATTTGAAGTTTCATCAGTGCGTTCGATTAAGTAAATtcgaaaacgaaaaaattATAACGTTTATACCACCGGATGGGAAGTTCGATTTAATGAATTACAGGCTATCTACCACAATAAAACCATTAATTTGGTGCGATGTAAACGTGCAAGTTCATTCGAATTCTAGAATTGAAATCCATTGTAAGGCGAAGGCccaaattaaaagaaaatctacTGCAACTAATGTGGAAATATTGATACCGGTTCCGGATGATGCCGATACGCCGACTTTCAAATACTCACATGGGTCCTTAAAGTATGTTCCTGAAAAAAGTGCAATTTTATGGAAATTAAGAAGTTTCCCTGGAGGTAAAGAGTACTCAATGTCAGCAGAGTTAGGGCTACCTTCAATATCAACTAGCAAGGATGGCAGTAGAACAATACCAAAAAGTAACGCAAAACTCTTAAAGGGGCCTGTTCAAATTAAGTTCCAGATTCCTTACTTTACCACTTCGGGTATTCAAGTACGTTACCTAAAGATTAATGAACCAAAACTACAGTATAAGAGTTACCCATGGGTAAGATATATCACGCAGAGTGGTGATGATTATACGATAAGGCTAACATAatagcaagaaaaaaaataaaaaaacagaTTCCACGGTGCATGGACAAAGATTCAGGTGTATAtcgttttttttcctttttcctcttcccTATTGACAATCATGCTAATGACATATAAAGttgtttttatatttgtatttttatagATGCTCATTCAGGGTTTGTTATATACATAGACATAAGAGaataacttttttttttctttctgtgTTTCACTTCGTTGTTAGTGTTGTTTCTGCAAATAAAtggaaagaaacaaaaaaatagagaagTACTGTCACCTACTCCCGTTGGTATTCCGATTCAGTTTCAGAGTTCGAATCTACAACTGATTCTTCATTATCCCCATCATCGGAGTTATCACTTGAACTAGGGTTCTGTGCTCTTTCTTCCGCTTCCACTTTTAATTCATGCAAGATATCAAAACATTCTGCTAACAAAGCATTTAATATACCTTGTCCTTCAGGAATGTTACCATCTGAGTCATAGAATATACCGTCGGTTCTCAGGTTATCTAGTGAAGCCAATTTCATTTGATACGGATATAGCTCTCTTTCGTTATTCACGCCACCCATTCTCTTCAATTCCAATAGACAACGACGGACTGTGGATAGCTGATTATGGATTGGCTGTAAAGCTTCAGATACAGGTTCTGAACTTTCCAACAGTTTATAAATTATGGCATAACACCTACGCAACAGGTATAACAGTATTGATTGTCCCTTTGAGTCCTGAGATTTTGTTGGAAACTTACCATTGATTCTTTTGTTATCGATCTcgttcaatttcttctggtaagaaaacaaatctGTTTCTCTCAAAGTCCATCTTCTTGTGATCATCAGATTTTCTAAAGTAGTCTTTATATCGATCAGCTGTTCATATATTGGTTGCAAATAAGGATCTAATGACAACCCGCCATTTGTTTGATGTGATAAATCGTTAATCAAATCATGACAGTCATCTAATAGACCATTGAGAACGCTTTGACCGTTTACTGCCACCTGGTGGGTTTCCAAGGACTTGAATTTACCAGAGTCATCACGGTTAGACTCTAATTCATTCAGTTCATCCTTCAAGACCGATAGTTTCTCATGGACATATTCTTGGGATACTAAGTGCTTATCATCCATCAACCCATTATTATTCGCTTGCGAATCATTTTGTTCCCGCAATAAAGAATTGATATTAGCACTAGATTTGGACATTGTTTTCTTAGCAGATGCGACTAGTGATAGTAAACCTCTCCTAATCCGGAATAATTTCTCCATCACACTAGACAAAGACGgatcaatttcttctaatTTGCTTTCCAGTGTATCGTATTCGTCCTTACAATGCTTTAATTTAGCACGTAGCAATAGATCTTCTTcgattttattcttttttctttcattatcaatctCTCTCAACCGGTCATCATTTCCATCCTCATTGTAGGTGGAACTAGAGTTTTTTTGCTCAACAATCTTGCTAATTTCGTCtaatctttctttgatagGACTCAAGTCATGGTGAGTGAAAACGTTCGATTCATTTAGATGTTCTAAAAGACTTTCCACAGTAGATAACGATGCATAAGTCGCCGGTGcagaatttttcaagccAACGGTCAAAAAGCATAGTGAGAGCAATTGAAAGACGTCATCCAATACAGAGTCCACTCTGTTATGTAACTCCGTGTTGTGAATCAAAGTGGCAGCGCTCTTAGCCGGTGTCTCATGGctattttttctgataTCGTCCAACTCTCTGACTTTGGTTAAGACATGTTGGTAAGTTGTCTGAACATCCTTAGAGTTTAAATATTGAGTTCTGTTTTGCTTAAGTTTGGCCAAGGAGGATCTCACTTCAAGGAGATAGTTTAGTATAGATTCCTCTTCCTTAGGAACAATCTGAGGATGTTGCTGTCCAGCGGATGCgaacattttcttctttaagcAGTTATTCTCTTCTAATACAGCTTTGTTGCGataaaaattgaaaaagttctCGAAGATTCAACgattcttttcctttgatgCTGATTGTTCTTAAACCGATATTTGCTGCCCAAACTTTATAAGAGATTTTGCTCTTGTCCactcttttatttgttaTCATTCATGAAAATTCCCCTTTACCAGAAGCGggtaatgataatattccTCCTTCGACTCTACACAacaagaatataaaaatgacGCAAAATAATTACTTAGCAACATACTGCAGTTGCAACAATCAACCAGACTGAAACAGATCTTGATACGCTACATGTTTTCGAGATCACCATTGGTGCTACAAGGTAATTTTTGCCTATCATTTTTTCCTGAAAAATGAACGGAAGGCGGAAATATTACTAAAAGAACAATACCAGATTCCAAACCTCACAcacttttcttatttctttttatttagcAAAAGCGTAAAAGATTGCATATATATTACGTACTTAGTTTGTTCTATTTAGGACCTAACATGTTTTCCGGGACAACccattcatcaaattcCTTTTCAGTCAATACACCCAGTTCCAAGGCACTTTCCTTTAAGGTAATGCCCTTCTTATGAGCATTTTTAGCGACCTTGGAAGCTGCATCGTAACCAATCTTAGGGTTCAAAGCAGTGACTAACATCAAAGATTTGGTTAACAGTTCGTGGATACGAGGTTCGTTGGCTTTGATTCCTTCAACGCAGTGTACTCTAAACGAATATGCGGCATCAGTTATTAGTCTGATTGAGTTCAATAGATTGGCGATCATGACTGGTTTGAAAACGTTCAGCTCGAATTGGCCTTGAGAGCCGGCAAACGTGATGGCTGCGTTGTTACCCATGACTTGGACACACACTTGAGTCAATGCCTCGTTCTGCGTGGGGTTGACTTTGCCTGGCATGATGGAGGAGCCCGGTTCATTTTCTGGCAACATTAATTCATGGTAACCACAACGTGGTCCGGACCCCAAGTATCTAATGTCTTGTgctattttgaaaagagaacaaGCAAGAGTGTTCAGAGCACCACTACATTCGACAATGGCATCGTGAGCTGCCAAGGCTTCAAACTTGTTTGGGGCGGTTTGGAACTTTAGTCCAGTTTCTTTGGAAATCTGCTCGGCTATCTTGACATCGAATCCAGGTTTGGTGTTCAAACCTGTGCCAACGGCAGTACCCCCTTGGGCCAAGAAACTCAACGTCTTCAAAGAATGGGCCACTCTTTGAATACCGTTCT
The DNA window shown above is from Saccharomyces mikatae IFO 1815 strain IFO1815 genome assembly, chromosome: 6 and carries:
- the APM1 gene encoding Apm1p (similar to Saccharomyces cerevisiae APM1 (YPL259C); ancestral locus Anc_7.127) — encoded protein: MASAVYFCDHNGKPLLSRRYRDDVPLSAIDKFSTLLSDLEEQSNLIPPCLNHNGLEYLFIQHNDLYLVAIVTSLTANAAAIFTFLHKLVEVLSDYLKTVEEESIRDNFVIIYELLDEVMDYGIPQITETKMLKQYITQKSFKLVKSAKKKRNATRPPVALTNSVSWRPEGITHKKNEAFLDIVESINMLMTQKGQVLRSEIIGDVKVNSKLSGMPDLKLGINDKGIFSKYLDNDSNIPSAVSAATSDNNTDTDKKPSITSSSTTSKRKVNIELEDLKFHQCVRLSKFENEKIITFIPPDGKFDLMNYRLSTTIKPLIWCDVNVQVHSNSRIEIHCKAKAQIKRKSTATNVEILIPVPDDADTPTFKYSHGSLKYVPEKSAILWKLRSFPGGKEYSMSAELGLPSISTSKDGSRTIPKSNAKLLKGPVQIKFQIPYFTTSGIQVRYLKINEPKLQYKSYPWVRYITQSGDDYTIRLT
- the CUB1 gene encoding Cub1p (similar to Saccharomyces cerevisiae YPL260W; ancestral locus Anc_7.125), whose translation is MFASAGQQHPQIVPKEEESILNYLLEVRSSLAKLKQNRTQYLNSKDVQTTYQHVLTKVRELDDIRKNSHETPAKSAATLIHNTELHNRVDSVLDDVFQLLSLCFLTVGLKNSAPATYASLSTVESLLEHLNESNVFTHHDLSPIKERLDEISKIVEQKNSSSTYNEDGNDDRLREIDNERKKNKIEEDLLLRAKLKHCKDEYDTLESKLEEIDPSLSSVMEKLFRIRRGLLSLVASAKKTMSKSSANINSLLREQNDSQANNNGLMDDKHLVSQEYVHEKLSVLKDELNELESNRDDSGKFKSLETHQVAVNGQSVLNGLLDDCHDLINDLSHQTNGGLSLDPYLQPIYEQLIDIKTTLENLMITRRWTLRETDLFSYQKKLNEIDNKRINGKFPTKSQDSKGQSILLYLLRRCYAIIYKLLESSEPVSEALQPIHNQLSTVRRCLLELKRMGGVNNERELYPYQMKLASLDNLRTDGIFYDSDGNIPEGQGILNALLAECFDILHELKVEAEERAQNPSSSDNSDDGDNEESVVDSNSETESEYQRE
- the THI21 gene encoding bifunctional hydroxymethylpyrimidine kinase/phosphomethylpyrimidine kinase (similar to Saccharomyces cerevisiae THI21 (YPL258C)) yields the protein MTYSTVSINTPPPYLTLASNEKLPTILSIAGADSSGGAGIEADIKTITAHRCYAMTCITTLTAQTPVKVYGIKNTPKDVVSQILEANLKDMKCDVIKTGMLTTAAIEVLHEKLVQLGEKRPKLVVDPVLCATSCSNSAGKDVAGLIVEKISPFADVLTPKISDCFKLLGEDRIVNKLEDVFEIAKDISKVTKCSNILVKGGHIPWDDGNEKYITDVLYLGAEQKFITYKGKFVETTHTHGIGCTLASAIASNLARGYSLPQSVYGAIEYVQNAIAIGCDVTKETVKDNGPINHVYAVEIPLEKMLSDECFTASDVVAKKPVKGSLDKIPGKSFFKYLVNHPKVKPHWDSYVNHEFVKKVAEGTLDRKKFKFFIEQDYLYLLNYARISCIAGSKSPSLEDLEKELVIVDCVRNGLNQHERRLREGFGVKDPDHLQKIQRGPALRAYCRYFNDVARRGNWQELVIALNPCLMGYVHALTKIKDEVTVAEGTLYREWCDTYSSTWCHEAMLEGERLLNHILETYPPEQLDTLVTIYAEVCELEANFWTAALEYE